The Dehalobacter sp. DCM sequence ATTTCCATGCTTTACCCATTGGAAATCACCTCCCCAGGATGAACGATTTCACCGCATACCGCAGCTGCGGCAGCGACGGCAGGATTACACAAATAGACTTCACTTTCCGGATGCCCCATGCGTCCTACAAAATTCCGGTTTGTTGTTGACAGTGCACGTTCGCCCTTAGCGAGAATCCCCATATGGCCCCCGAGACAAGGGCCGCAGGTTGGCGTGCTGACGGCAGCACCCGCTTCGATCATCGTCTGGACCCAGCCGCGATTGATCGACTCCAAGAGGATATCCTGAGTTCCAGGGAAGATGATACAACGAATATTGGGATGGATCTTCTTCCCTTTCAGGATATTCGCAGTGATCTCCATATCTTCCAGTCTGCCGTTGGTACAGGAACCGATAACAACCTGATCTACTTTTAAGCCCATCGCTTCGTTAATGGGCCGGGTATTTTCCGGAAGATGCGGATAGGCGATCTGCAGCGGAATGTCTTCTGTATTGAACTCATAAACTTTTTCATACACGGCGTCCGGATCACTGGTGTAAACGGTGAAGGGTCTTTTAGCCCGTGCTTTCACATAGTCTAACGTGATATCATCCGGCTCAATGATCCCTGCTTTACCGCCGGCTTCGATAGCCATATTGCAAATGGTCAGTCTGTTATCCATTGATAGTGCCCGGATACCGTCGCCGGCAAATTCCATCGCCTTATAACGGGCACCATCTACTCCTATTTTCCCAATAATATAAAGAATCAAGTCCTTGCCGCTGACGAAAGGCTGATACTTCGTGCCATGAAAAACAAACTTCAACGTCTCCGGTACCTTAAACCAGGCTTCCCCTGTTGCCATGCCTGCCGCACAGTCAGTGCTGCCGACGCCGGTGGCAAATGCCCCCAACGCGCCGTAGGTACACGTGTGGGAATCCGCACCGATGATCAAATCGCCGGGTACAACCACTCCCTGTTCCGGCAGAAGGCAATGTTCAATGCCGACTCTTCCTGTATCCCAGTAATGAGTTATATCTTGCTTGCGGGCAAATTCCCGTAAGATTTTGCTTTGTTCGGCGGAAGCAATATCCTTGTTCGGTGTAAAATGATCCGGTACCAGCGCGATCTTTTCCCTATCGAACACCTTTTCTATTCCAAGCTTTTCAAATTCCCTTATTGCCACTGCACCTGTAATATCATTGGATAATACGATATCCAGTTTAGCATTGATAATCTCTCCTGGAACAACTTTATCAACGCCCGCATGAGCAGCCAGGATTTTTTCACTGATTGTCATACCCATTGGCAGCTGCCTCCTTTACTAAAATAGTGTTGAATATACTAGTACAACGTTCTCTAAATAACTAGACATTCAACCCCCATAGCTCGGTCTGCGTACCACATTTCCGGCGGCAAGCGGAGTAGGATTGCGGAGCGCGGCTCTTTGCGCCACGGATGGCGCAAGAGACGAAAGCGGAATGTGGTGCGCGGACCGGACCCAAGAGAATATAGTTGTCTAATTATTGAAAGATCAAAATACTAGATAATGTCAGCCAAAATATGCTGGTTTTTCTTAAAAATACAAAAGGCGTGTTCTAGCGTTTCTTGATTGTGATCCAGCCTTTGGTCAGGGCCCGATTGACTGCCTGGACATAGGCTTTGATACTTGCTTCAATAACGTCTGTACTGACTCCCCGACCGGCGGCCTTATGCTCTCCAAAAGCTACGGTGACAGTAACTTCACCTTGGGAGTCTTCTCCACTGTCAATAGCCTGCAACGCGTAATTCTCTAATACACCGTCGACGCCGATGATTTTATCGATTGCTTTATAAGCAGCGGCAACGGATCCGTCGCCATAAGCGGCTTTGACCAATTCTTCGTTGTCATCATAGCCATTGGTGTGAACCAATCCAATTGTAGCCGTCGGCTTTAAGGTGTTTCCACTGAGGATTTGCCAGTAATCCAACTTAACCAATTCTGCCGCTTTTATTTCAGCCAGAGCATAAAGATCAGCTTCAGTGATGACCTTTTTCTTTTCGGCGAGGACTTTGAAATCTTCAAAGAGTTTTTGGAAGCGCTGCTCATCCATTTCAATATTGAGATCATCCAGTGATTGTTTAACAGCGTGCCGCCCGGAATGTTTGCCTAACACGATAGTATTTATGTCCAGCCCGATGGCCTCGGGGGACATAATCTCATAGGTTGACCGTTCTTTAAGGACGCCATCCTGGTGGATACCCGATTCATGAGCAAAGGCGTTTTTTCCAACCACTGCTTTATTTGCTTGGATTCGCATACCGGTCAATCTGCTTACCAAATTGCTGGTGCGGGTAATTTCCTTTGTATTGATACCCGTCTCTACGCCATACCATTCTTTTCGTGTAGACAAGGCCATGGCTACTTCTTCCAAAGCGGCGTTACCTGCCCGCTCGCCGAGACCGTTCATTGCACATTCGATCTGATGGATGCCGACATTGACAGCAGCCAGAGAATTAGCAACCGCTAAACCCAGATCGTTATGGCAGTGAACACTCACTTTGACTTTTTCTATGCCGGTTGTCTTCGCCATGACCGCCTTGATAAAGTCGGCAAACTCACCGGGCATGGCATAACCCACTGTATCTGGGATATTAATAACCGTGGCACCCGCTTTGATCACCCGCGAGAATATTTGGGCCAAGAAGTCTATGTGGCTGCGCGAAGCATCTTCGGCACTGAATTCCACGTCGCTGACTTTGGATCTGGCGAGTTCGACCCCGCGCACAGCAAGTTCTAAAACGTGATCCGGTGTTTTGCGCAGCTTATATTGCATGTGAATCGGGGACGTAGCAATAAATGTATGAATTCGCGGGCTTTCCGCAATACGGATCGCTTCCCAAGCCCTGTCAATGTCTTTTTCTTCTGCTCTGGCGAGGGCCGCTATCGTGGAATTCTTAACTTTCTCTGCAATAAGTGCTACCGCCTGGAAATCACCCGGGGAGGTAATCGGAAAACCGGCTTCAATAACATCAACACCGAGCTTCTCAAGCTGACGGGCTATTTGCAGTTTTTCTTCCATGTTTAAAGCGACACCCGGTGATTGTTCCCCATCTCTTAAAGTCGTATCGAAAATATCCAGTCGTCTCATTTTCCGTCACCTCCAACTTATCATTCCTGAATTCGGGTTAACACATCACATCAGGTCTGCATGCCACCGTTCCGGCGACAAGCGGAGCATGACTGTCTTATTTCTTTTTTAACCAGGCCATCATCGAACGAAGCTGCTGTCCAACCTTTTCAATCGGGTGCTCCGCATCGCGCCGTGTAATCGCATTGAATACGGGACGGCCAACTTGGTTCTCGGCAAGCCAGTTACGTGCAAAGACACCGTTTTGAATCTCAGAGAGTACTTTTTTCATTTCTTGGCGGGTTTCATCCGTAATGATCCGTCTGCCAATCATCAGATCCCCATATTGGGCGGTATCTGAAACAGAATAGCGCATCCGGCTGATCCCGCCCTCGTACATCAAATCAACAATCAGTTTCAATTCATGCAGGCATTCGAAATACGCAATCTCCGGCTGATATCCCGCCTCTGTCAGCGTATCAAATCCGGCTCTGACCAGCTCAGATACGCCGCCGCAAAGGACAGCCTGCTCACCAAAGAGATCCGTCTCTGTTTCTTCAGCAAAGGTTGTCTCGATCAGTCCCGCACGTGTACAGCCAATGCCTTTGGCATAGGCCAGGGCGATTTGGTGGGCCTTTCCGGTGGCATCCTGATAAACTGCGATGAGTCCGGGTGTCCCGGCACCTTCCGTATACGTACGGCGTACTAAATGACCTGGACTCTTCGGTGCAATCATCACAACATCAACATCAGCCGGGGGAACAATCTGTCCGAAATGAATATTAAAACCGTGAGAAAAACAAAGTACTTTACCGGCGGTAAGATAGGGCGCAATTTCTTCACGATAGACTTTTGCTTGTGTTTCATCGGGGAGCAGAATCTGAATAACGTCTGCTTTGGCAGCCGCCTCGGAGACAGTCATAACGGTTAATCCGGCAGCTTCCGCTTCTTGTTTTCTCTGGCTGTTGGAGCGCAAGCCGATAATGACATTTAAACCGGATTCCTTCAAGTTTTGAGATTGCGCATGGCCTTGGCTTCCCCAGCCCATGACAGCGATGGTTTTCCCTTTTAAAAGTCCCAGATCAGCATCTTGATCATAATACATTGTAGCCATAATATTATCTCTCCTTAATATAAGTAATTTATTATTTATCGTTAACTAATAGGTAACCCTCATATTATTGCTGCGCGCCTTGGTTTTCAGTTATTATCTGCTCTGGCAATGGCAATCTTCCCAGTACGGACCAGTTCCTGAATACCGTATATCCGCATGGCTTTAATAAATGCGTTTATTTTATCTTCATCTCCTGTTAATTCGATGGTCAGACTGTTCCTGCCCATATCGACAACTCTTCCCCGGAAGATATCGGTGATTTGAAGCACTTCTAATCGTGTTTCCGCTTTTGTTTTAACACGAATCAGGGCCAGTTCTCTGTCAACGACAGCTTCATTGCTCAGGTTCGTCACTTTATGCACCACCACAAGTTTATGCAGCTGCTTGGTAACCTGTTCAATGACCTGACTGTCACCCTCCACCACGATCGTCATCACGGACAGCTCCGGATTTTCGGTCTGACATACCGTCAGACTATAGATGTTGTAGCCCCGGCGGGAAAAGAGTCCGGATACTCTGGCCAGGACGCCTGGATCATTTTCGACCACAACCGCAAGTGTATGCAGCATCACTTTTCTCCCTCCAGTATCTCAGTAATTCCCTGTCCGGCGGGTACAAACGGAAGTACGACTTCGTCCGGTGATATAGTAAAATCAACAATGAATGGTCCTTTCGTCTCAATGGCCGTTTTTAGCGCATATTCTATCTGCTCCGGACTGTCAACGCGCAAGCCTTTAATGCCATAGGCATCCGCAAGTTTGACAAAATCCGGGTTGGCATCCAGTTGGATCTGGCTAAAACGCTCATTGAACAGAACTTTTTGCATTTGCCTTACCATCCCCAGAACACCGTTATTCATCAGAATTATTTTAATCGGTAATGCATATTGAACGGCTGTTGCTAATTCATGGATACTCATCTGTAATGAACCGTCGCCAGTTACCAGAAAAACTAGATTATCCGGTTCGGCAAATTGAGCGCCGATTGCTGCCGGCAGACCAAATCCCATCGTCCCTAAACCGGCGCTGGTTATGAACTGCTTAGCCCGGGTTACCGGGTAAAACTGGGCTGCCCACATCTGATGCTGCCCAACATCCGTCACGACGATCGTATCCTCCGGGCTTAGTTTTCCCATCGCTTCCAGAATCATTTGCGGATTGAGGTGACCGTCCGGTTCATAACCCAAAGGGTATTGTTTTTGCCAGGCACGCAGCTTCATCCACCACGGATCGATTTCCGGCGGGCTTGCTTTTAGAAGGAACTCCTCCAAAACCAACTTGGCATCGCCGACGATGGGGATATTGGCACGAATGACTTTTCCTATTTCCGCCGGATCGATATCAATATGGATAACTTTTGCCTTCGTTGCAAACCGGTGTTTCAGACCACTGGTGACCCGATCGTCAAAACGAACACCAATGGCGAGCAAAAGATCACATTCATCGATAGCCAGGTTTGCGGTTATCGTGCCATGCATTCCGACCATCCCCAGATGGTTCGGATGTGTGGACGGAAGACTGCCGATTCCCATGAGGGTGGTAACCACCGGAATATTGGCTTTCTCGATCAAATCTCGCAGCCCTTTCTCCGCTCGTGAGGTGATAACGCCTCCCCCGGCATAAACCACCGGTTTCTTGCTTTGAGCTAATGCTTTGGCAGCTTCAGCAATTTGCCCGGCATTGCCTTTGGTAAAAAACTTATAGCTTTTCAAGGCTACTTTAGAAGGATAAGAATCCGAGGCATCCGCGGCCATAATATTTTTGGGAAGGTCAATCAGAACAGGACCGGGGCGCCCGGTACCGGCGATATAAAAAGCTTCCTTGACAATACGGGGTATATCCCTCGCATCCTTGACCAAGTAAGAATGTTTGGTAATCGGCATCGTTATACCCGTAATATCTACTTCCTGGAAGGAATCTGTTCCTAGAAGGTGTGTAGAAACTTGACCCGTCAGAATAACAACCGGTATAGAATCCATATACGCATTGGCGATACCCGTAACCATATTTGCCGCTCCGGGTCCGGAAGTAGCCAGACAGACACCCACCTTGCCACTGACCCTGGCATAAGCATCGGCTGCATGGACCGCACTCTGTTCATGCCGCGGCAGGATGTGGCGAATCGAGCTATCCAGAAGAGCATCATAAAGCGCGAGCAATGAACCTCCGGGATAACCGAAGATCAGTTCGACTCCTTCCTGCTCCAACACATCAAGTAAGGCTTTGGCGCCATTGTACGTATCTCTGG is a genomic window containing:
- the leuC gene encoding 3-isopropylmalate dehydratase large subunit yields the protein MGMTISEKILAAHAGVDKVVPGEIINAKLDIVLSNDITGAVAIREFEKLGIEKVFDREKIALVPDHFTPNKDIASAEQSKILREFARKQDITHYWDTGRVGIEHCLLPEQGVVVPGDLIIGADSHTCTYGALGAFATGVGSTDCAAGMATGEAWFKVPETLKFVFHGTKYQPFVSGKDLILYIIGKIGVDGARYKAMEFAGDGIRALSMDNRLTICNMAIEAGGKAGIIEPDDITLDYVKARAKRPFTVYTSDPDAVYEKVYEFNTEDIPLQIAYPHLPENTRPINEAMGLKVDQVVIGSCTNGRLEDMEITANILKGKKIHPNIRCIIFPGTQDILLESINRGWVQTMIEAGAAVSTPTCGPCLGGHMGILAKGERALSTTNRNFVGRMGHPESEVYLCNPAVAAAAAVCGEIVHPGEVISNG
- a CDS encoding 2-isopropylmalate synthase, encoding MRRLDIFDTTLRDGEQSPGVALNMEEKLQIARQLEKLGVDVIEAGFPITSPGDFQAVALIAEKVKNSTIAALARAEEKDIDRAWEAIRIAESPRIHTFIATSPIHMQYKLRKTPDHVLELAVRGVELARSKVSDVEFSAEDASRSHIDFLAQIFSRVIKAGATVINIPDTVGYAMPGEFADFIKAVMAKTTGIEKVKVSVHCHNDLGLAVANSLAAVNVGIHQIECAMNGLGERAGNAALEEVAMALSTRKEWYGVETGINTKEITRTSNLVSRLTGMRIQANKAVVGKNAFAHESGIHQDGVLKERSTYEIMSPEAIGLDINTIVLGKHSGRHAVKQSLDDLNIEMDEQRFQKLFEDFKVLAEKKKVITEADLYALAEIKAAELVKLDYWQILSGNTLKPTATIGLVHTNGYDDNEELVKAAYGDGSVAAAYKAIDKIIGVDGVLENYALQAIDSGEDSQGEVTVTVAFGEHKAAGRGVSTDVIEASIKAYVQAVNRALTKGWITIKKR
- the ilvC gene encoding ketol-acid reductoisomerase; translated protein: MATMYYDQDADLGLLKGKTIAVMGWGSQGHAQSQNLKESGLNVIIGLRSNSQRKQEAEAAGLTVMTVSEAAAKADVIQILLPDETQAKVYREEIAPYLTAGKVLCFSHGFNIHFGQIVPPADVDVVMIAPKSPGHLVRRTYTEGAGTPGLIAVYQDATGKAHQIALAYAKGIGCTRAGLIETTFAEETETDLFGEQAVLCGGVSELVRAGFDTLTEAGYQPEIAYFECLHELKLIVDLMYEGGISRMRYSVSDTAQYGDLMIGRRIITDETRQEMKKVLSEIQNGVFARNWLAENQVGRPVFNAITRRDAEHPIEKVGQQLRSMMAWLKKK
- the ilvN gene encoding acetolactate synthase small subunit codes for the protein MLHTLAVVVENDPGVLARVSGLFSRRGYNIYSLTVCQTENPELSVMTIVVEGDSQVIEQVTKQLHKLVVVHKVTNLSNEAVVDRELALIRVKTKAETRLEVLQITDIFRGRVVDMGRNSLTIELTGDEDKINAFIKAMRIYGIQELVRTGKIAIARADNN
- the ilvB gene encoding biosynthetic-type acetolactate synthase large subunit translates to MDQTKDEKLIARDPEITWEDEESLARDTYNGAKALLDVLEQEGVELIFGYPGGSLLALYDALLDSSIRHILPRHEQSAVHAADAYARVSGKVGVCLATSGPGAANMVTGIANAYMDSIPVVILTGQVSTHLLGTDSFQEVDITGITMPITKHSYLVKDARDIPRIVKEAFYIAGTGRPGPVLIDLPKNIMAADASDSYPSKVALKSYKFFTKGNAGQIAEAAKALAQSKKPVVYAGGGVITSRAEKGLRDLIEKANIPVVTTLMGIGSLPSTHPNHLGMVGMHGTITANLAIDECDLLLAIGVRFDDRVTSGLKHRFATKAKVIHIDIDPAEIGKVIRANIPIVGDAKLVLEEFLLKASPPEIDPWWMKLRAWQKQYPLGYEPDGHLNPQMILEAMGKLSPEDTIVVTDVGQHQMWAAQFYPVTRAKQFITSAGLGTMGFGLPAAIGAQFAEPDNLVFLVTGDGSLQMSIHELATAVQYALPIKIILMNNGVLGMVRQMQKVLFNERFSQIQLDANPDFVKLADAYGIKGLRVDSPEQIEYALKTAIETKGPFIVDFTISPDEVVLPFVPAGQGITEILEGEK